CTTCATCGTCTGGATGGACCGCGACGAGTACCACGACAACGCCAACGGCACGGTGGACCTGCTCGACTGCTTCTACTACGCGACCGTCACCCTCTCCACCACGGGCTACGGCGACATCGTGCCCTACGGCGACAGCGCCCGGCTGCTGAACATCCTGCTCATCACGCCGCTGCGGGTGCTCTTCCTGATCATCCTGGTCGGGACCACACTGGAGGTGCTGACCGAGCGCACCCGCGAGCAGTGGCAACTGAAACGCTGGAGAAACGCCTTGCGCGACCACACCGTCATCGTCGGCTTCGGGACGAAGGGCCGTTCCGCCGTCCAGACCCTCCGCGCGACGGGGCTGAGCCGCGACCGCATCGTCATCGTCGACCCCAGCTCCAAGGTGATCGACGCGGCGGTGGCCGAGGGCTACGCGGGAGTGGTCGGCGACGCGACCCGCAGCGATGTGCTGCTGCGGGCCGAGATCCAGCGCGCCCACCAGGTCGTCATCGCCACTCAGCGCGATGACACCGCCGTGCTGGTCTCGTTGACCGCCCGTCAGCTCAACAAGAAGGCGACCATCGTCGCCGCGGTGCGCGAGGAGGAGAACGCCCCGCTGCTGCGGCAGTCCGGTGCCGACTCCGTGATCACCTCGGCCAGCGCGGCCGGCCGGCTGCTGGGGCTGTCCGTCCACAGCCCCAGCGCGGGCACCGTCATGGAGGACCTGATCCAGCAGGGCAGCGGCCTGGACCTGGTGGAACGGCCGGTGGTGAAGTCCGAGGTCGGCAAGTCCGTACGGGACACGGCCGATCTGGTCGTCTCGGTCCTGCGCGGCCACCGGCTCCTGGGATATGACGACCCGGCGGCCAGCCCGCTGCAGAGCACCGACCGGCTGATCACCATCGTCCGCGCGGCCGCGACCGAGGAACCGGACGTCCCCGGCAAGCAGCCGGCGAAGCCGACTCTGCCCGGCACCGGCGTCTCCCCGATGCGCCGGCTGGATGAATAACCCGATGATGTGCGCTGGTCGGAGGCCGACCCGGCCGTAGTCGTCGGCCCCCGCACCGTCGCTCCGCACGCGGACGGCGAGTAGCCTCGCGCCCATGCGAGCGATCACTATCCCGGAGCCCGGTGGCCCCGAAGCACTTGTCTGGGCCGAAGTCCCCGATCCGCAGCCCGCAGAGGGCGAGGTCCTGATCGAGGTCGCGGCCAGCGCCGCGAACCGCGCCGATCTGCTGCAGCGTCAGGGCTTCTACGACCCGCCGCCCGGCGCCTCCCCCTACCCCGGCCTGGAGTGCGCGGGCCGGATCGCCGCGCTCGGTCCCGGCGTGCACGGCTGGGCCGTGGGCGACGAGGTGTGCGCGCTGCTGTCGGGCGGCGGCTATGCGGAGAAGGTGGCCGTCCCGGCCGGGCAGCTGCTGCCCGTGCCACCCGGCCTGGACCTGGTCACCGCCGCCGCGCTGCCCGAGGTGACCTGCACGGTCTGGTCGAACGTCTTCATGATCGCGCACCTGCGGCCCGGCGAGACACTGCTGGTCCACGGCGGCGCCAGCGGCATCGGCACGATGGCGATCCAGCTGGCCAAGGCGGTCGGCGCGCGGGTCGCGGTCACCGCCGGCGGACCCGAGAAGCTGGCCCGCTGCGCCGAGTTGGGCGCGGACCTCCTCATCGACTACCGCGAGCAGGACTTCGTCCAGGAGATCCGCAAGGGCACCGACGGCAAGGGCGCGGATGTCATCCTCGACATCATCGGCGCCAAGTATCTGCAGCGGAACGTCAAGGCGCTCGCCGTCAGCGGACGGCTTGCGATCATCGGGCTGCAGGGCGGGGTGAAGGCGGAGCTGAATCTTGCCGCCCTGATGGCCAAGCGTGCCGCGATCACCGGCGCCGGTCTGCGCGCCCGCCCGCTGAGCGAGAAGGCAGCCATCGTCGCCGCGGTACGGGAGCACGTCTGGCCGTTGATCGCCAACGGTCAGGTCCGGCCCATCGTGGACCGCACGCTGCCGATGGCTGAGGCCGCCGAGGCGCACCGCATCCTGGAAGCCAGCCAGCACGTCGGAAAGGTCGTACTGACGGTCTGAACCGAGCCGTGAAGGCCGCCCCCGCCCGCCCCTCCCGAGCCGTCGCCGGGTACCCCCGCCGACGGCTTCAAGATGCCGTGAATCTGATCACATGTGACGCTTGGCGAGTCACCCGACGGCTCGGCACGGGAGGGGCACTGTGGTCGCTCCAGGATTCCGTTCGCGCATTGCCACCGGTCTGGTGGTCGCCGCCGTCGTCCTGCCCGTCCCTCTGGGAGCCACCTCCGCGGTGGCCTCGGACCGGCAGGCCACGCCGGTTGACCGGCCGCCGAACCTCGTCCAGCCGGGCGATACGCCCGACGACTACGCGCCCGATGATCTGGCGCCCGAGATGCTCACCCCCGACGACTTCGCGATCGACGATCGTCTGAGCGAGCTGCCGGCGGCGGGTGGGGGCCTCGCCGGCCGCCCGGGGCGCTTCCGGGACCTGCCGGACCGCTTCCCCGACCTGCCGTACGGCCCCGGGCGCATGGCGCACCGGCCGTCGCACCGCCATCACGGCTGGGAGGGACGGTGGCACCACCACCCGCATCACCCGTTCGGCCGTGACTTCTCCTGGCCGGGCCCGTCGTACTACGGCCGGTACTCCGACTACCCAGGTGAGGGTGGCCCCGGGCCGGCGCGGTCGGCGGACCCGCACGGCGCGGACCGGGCGCACCCCCGGCACGCCTCGGCTCCGAAGCGCCAGCCCTCGGCGTCCGCATCCCCCGACACCTGGCGGCCGTCTTCCCGCCGCGTCGACGCCGCGGACCAGGGCTCCCGGACTCCGTACGAGTCGCTGCCGCCGCTCCCGACGCCGACCATGCCGGAGCAGCCGTCCCCTGCCACGGAAACCGCCGACGGTGACTCCGGTGGCAAGCCGTACGCCCTGGAAGTTCCCGCGGCCCCGGTCGAGAGGGTGCTGCCGATGGGGGCCGGGCTGGCGCTGACCGGCCTGGGGCTGGCCTTCCTGGGCCTGCGGCTGCGGCGTCGCTGATCGCGACCGTTTCACGTGAAACGGCACGGCCCCCGTCCTGTTTCACGTGAAACGAGGCGTTGCTCCCGGCGGTTTCACGTGAAACGGGCATCAGCGCGGCTGTTTCACGTGAAACCGCGGGAATCCGGTGTTTCACGTGAAACCACATCTCGGTACGGCACGGAAGGGTGGATCACCTTCTCCCAGGGGCACCACCGTGGAGAAGCGCTGGTACGAGAGAATGGCGGCATGGATATGCCGATGAACGAACGGTCGCAGGAGAATCCGCACGTCCTGGTTGTCGGCCCGGACGGCATGGCACTCGGCGGCACCGGTGGCGGGAGCGACGGCGAGGAGCCCCGCGAGATCCCGGTGACGGACATGGTCGAACAGCCCGCCAAGGTCATGCGCATCGGCAGCATGATCAAGCAGCTGCTGGAGGAGGTAAAGGCCGCGCCTCTCGACGAGGCGAGCCGGGTCCGGCTCAAGGAGATCCATGCCAGTTCGGTGAAGGAGCTGGAGGACGGGCTGGCGCCCGAGCTGGTGGAGGAGCTGGAGCGGCTGTCTCTGCCGTTCACCGATGAGTCCGTGCCGACGGAGGCCGAGCTGCGGATCGCCCAGGCCCAGCTGGTGGGCTGGCTGGAGGGCCTCTTCCACGGCATTCAGACCGCGCTGTTCGCCCAGCAGATGGCGGCCCGCGCCCAGCTGGAGCAGATGCGCCGTGCGCTGCCGCCCGGTGTCGGGCTGGAGGGCGAGGAGGGCAAGCCCGCCCAGGGCGGTGCCCGCTCGGGCCCGTACCTCTAGGGGCCTCGGGGGCCGGGGGCAAAGCCCGGGACCGCCCGGGCCGGGAGGGACAAGGACAGAAGGGGCCGGCACGTACGCGTGCCGGCCCCTCCGTCATGTTCTCCGGCCCCGAGGCCGTCCGGCGTCAGCCGCTACGGCCGGTCGAGATCGTCAGCTCGATGGTGTCGTCCTTGCTCGGGTACCACCAGCTGATCGCGTCCGGCTTCTGCTGGGTGACGGTGTTCTTGCCCCAGATCGCGCTGTCCTCCTGGCCGACGATCTTGTAGTGCCAGCCGGCGGCCTCGATGCACTTCTTCACCGAGTCCAGGTTCTTGTAGCGGAACGACGGGATGAGGATCTTGCCCTTGTCGGCGTAGCTCTTGGTGGGGCTGGTGCACTCCGACGTCAGGATCGTCGCGGTCTTGTCCTCGGGCCGGACGTTGTCGGTGGGCGAAGGCGAGTACGCCGATGTCGGGGTGACGTCCCCGCCGTTGTCGTCGCTGGAGCCGGCGCTCAGCCCGATGCCGACCGCGATGGCGGTGACGACGACCACGCCGACGATCGCCGCGACGACGATCACGGGGGTGTTGTTCTTCCGCGCGCCGGGGCCGCCGGCCGAGGGCATCGAGGCCGTCACGGGCGGCGGGGTGTACGGCGGCGGGGCCTGGAAGCCGCCGGTGTTGAACGGGGCGGGACCGGGGATCGGGCCGGGAACGGGGCCGGGCGCCGGCGTCGGGTAGGCGTTGTTCAGCGGCGGGGGCGTCTGCGGCCCGAAGCCGGCCGCCTGCGTCGGCTGGTACGGCTGCTGCACGTTCGGCGGCACCGGGGTGTGCGGGGCGCCGGAGGCGGTGGGGAACACCGCGGAGGAGACCGAGGCACCGCTGGTACGGGCGCGCGGGCCCTCGCCGATGATCAGCGGCGTCGCGCCGGACTGCCCGGACCCGGCGATCCG
The sequence above is a segment of the Streptomyces lydicus genome. Coding sequences within it:
- a CDS encoding potassium channel family protein; this encodes MKLPLHDAAAREVPEDRSHRVMLPRRAPKAPLRQVGRRLLMALLVLLATVFIVWMDRDEYHDNANGTVDLLDCFYYATVTLSTTGYGDIVPYGDSARLLNILLITPLRVLFLIILVGTTLEVLTERTREQWQLKRWRNALRDHTVIVGFGTKGRSAVQTLRATGLSRDRIVIVDPSSKVIDAAVAEGYAGVVGDATRSDVLLRAEIQRAHQVVIATQRDDTAVLVSLTARQLNKKATIVAAVREEENAPLLRQSGADSVITSASAAGRLLGLSVHSPSAGTVMEDLIQQGSGLDLVERPVVKSEVGKSVRDTADLVVSVLRGHRLLGYDDPAASPLQSTDRLITIVRAAATEEPDVPGKQPAKPTLPGTGVSPMRRLDE
- a CDS encoding NAD(P)H-quinone oxidoreductase, which produces MRAITIPEPGGPEALVWAEVPDPQPAEGEVLIEVAASAANRADLLQRQGFYDPPPGASPYPGLECAGRIAALGPGVHGWAVGDEVCALLSGGGYAEKVAVPAGQLLPVPPGLDLVTAAALPEVTCTVWSNVFMIAHLRPGETLLVHGGASGIGTMAIQLAKAVGARVAVTAGGPEKLARCAELGADLLIDYREQDFVQEIRKGTDGKGADVILDIIGAKYLQRNVKALAVSGRLAIIGLQGGVKAELNLAALMAKRAAITGAGLRARPLSEKAAIVAAVREHVWPLIANGQVRPIVDRTLPMAEAAEAHRILEASQHVGKVVLTV
- a CDS encoding bacterial proteasome activator family protein; amino-acid sequence: MDMPMNERSQENPHVLVVGPDGMALGGTGGGSDGEEPREIPVTDMVEQPAKVMRIGSMIKQLLEEVKAAPLDEASRVRLKEIHASSVKELEDGLAPELVEELERLSLPFTDESVPTEAELRIAQAQLVGWLEGLFHGIQTALFAQQMAARAQLEQMRRALPPGVGLEGEEGKPAQGGARSGPYL